AAGCCGCTCGCCATCACGTGTTCCGCCGACACGCTGGACGTTTCGCTCCGGGCCATGTTCGGCAATTTCAAGGAGGTGTACAGCGACGACAGCGTCGTGGTCAGCTGGAGCGGGGGAGAGGAAGACCTGTACTTCACGCTCCTGAAGAACATCGATGCAAACCCGGTGGCGATCACGACCGATACCCTCCGGGGCTTCGATTTCATGTCGCAGCCGACGTCGCAGACACGCTACCGTGTTCCGGTGCGACAATTGCGCTACACGGGGCTGTACAGGCTCCTGGTGTACCGTGTCAATCAGGAATACGCAGACCTGTACCGGAGCAGGCAGCAGGACAACCGGACGCTCAACGAGCCGTTGACGAACATCAAGAATGGCCTGGGGGTGTTCAGTGCATTCGCGGCCGATAGCGTGACGTTCTGCGTCAGGCTGGAATGACACAGGCCGCGCCAAGGACGGCGCGGCCCGTGCGGAGGGACGAGGGCTCGACGGAGGGTGCCGCCACTATTTGCCGGTGGTGATGATGCGGCCGTCGGGGCCGAATGCGAGCCGCGTGTTCTTTGCGTACTCTGTCCCCTGGATGTTCGCGGGAGCAGCGAGCGTGCAGAACTGAAGCCGGCCGTTGTCATGGAACGATGTCCGGTCACCGCCACCGAACCACGCACTGAGGAAGCGGAA
This DNA window, taken from Ignavibacteriota bacterium, encodes the following:
- a CDS encoding DUF4249 family protein: MKRQWLGMCLLVMAPWWLGGCGQSTDNTTTSDTVVRGYLYAGEPVNDIQLTASIAIGATDTAGPPVTDAIVRLTRNGVSYLLTSDTARPGYYRYTGSDLPVTSGDQFTLSVVRASHVVSASTTVPEKPLAITCSADTLDVSLRAMFGNFKEVYSDDSVVVSWSGGEEDLYFTLLKNIDANPVAITTDTLRGFDFMSQPTSQTRYRVPVRQLRYTGLYRLLVYRVNQEYADLYRSRQQDNRTLNEPLTNIKNGLGVFSAFAADSVTFCVRLE